In Abyssisolibacter fermentans, a genomic segment contains:
- a CDS encoding DHHW family protein has product MNKSSNKIIVIMFIIFLVSINIFNLLTPDKIFSETENRMLAKAPKFSMKNLLSGKFTDKFEEYVTDQFTFRDFWVSVKSDIEILTLKTENNGIYFGKDGYLLEDYKKPDEQLIENVKSINNFYNKNPNILTHFLLVPNSVKIYEEKLPLFASPFNQIDTINKVKASLDQNINFIDVYEKLNSKKDEYIYFKTDHHWTTRGAYYAYQVFAKQSGFEAYNIDDFNIETVSSNFYGTFYSRSNNRHVNHDLIEIFRPKFDIDYKVNYLDNNKSSDSLYEYSYLDKKDKYSLFLDGNHALLSIKTNVNNGKKLIIFKDSYSHCFIPFLANHYEEIHVIDLRYYKLNIYDYIEEHQITEALFLYNVNTFSDDKTIQLLNIN; this is encoded by the coding sequence ATGAACAAAAGTTCCAATAAAATAATCGTCATAATGTTTATAATATTTTTGGTTAGCATCAACATTTTTAATCTATTAACACCTGATAAAATATTTTCTGAAACTGAAAACCGCATGTTGGCTAAGGCTCCAAAATTCAGCATGAAAAATTTACTATCAGGAAAATTCACCGATAAATTTGAAGAATATGTAACAGATCAATTTACTTTCAGGGATTTTTGGGTATCAGTTAAGTCAGATATTGAAATTTTAACTCTAAAAACTGAAAACAATGGTATTTATTTTGGTAAAGACGGATACTTATTAGAAGATTATAAAAAACCTGATGAGCAATTAATTGAAAATGTAAAAAGTATAAATAATTTTTATAACAAAAATCCTAATATACTAACTCATTTTCTATTAGTACCAAATTCAGTGAAAATATATGAAGAAAAATTACCTTTGTTTGCAAGCCCATTTAATCAAATAGACACTATTAATAAAGTAAAGGCAAGTCTTGATCAAAATATAAATTTTATAGACGTATATGAAAAATTAAATTCGAAAAAAGATGAGTATATTTATTTTAAGACAGACCACCATTGGACAACGCGTGGAGCTTATTATGCATACCAAGTTTTTGCTAAACAGTCAGGTTTTGAAGCCTACAATATTGATGATTTTAATATAGAAACTGTTAGTAGTAATTTCTATGGTACGTTTTATTCAAGGTCAAATAACAGACATGTTAATCATGACTTAATCGAAATTTTTAGACCTAAGTTTGATATTGATTATAAGGTTAATTATTTAGACAATAATAAATCCTCTGATTCTCTTTATGAATATAGCTATTTAGATAAAAAGGATAAATACTCATTATTTTTAGATGGAAATCATGCATTACTATCCATCAAAACTAATGTTAATAACGGTAAAAAACTAATAATCTTTAAAGACTCTTATTCTCATTGTTTTATTCCATTTTTAGCAAACCACTATGAAGAAATTCATGTTATTGATTTAAGATATTATAAGTTAAATATTTATGATTATATAGAGGAACATCAAATAACAGAAGCTTTATTCTTATATAATGTAAATACTTTTTCTGATGATAAAACTATTCAATTATTAAATATCAATTAA
- a CDS encoding MBOAT family O-acyltransferase, whose translation MVFSSLVFLFIFLPIVLLIYFLSPKKMKNIVLLIASLIFYAWGEPIYIFLMLFSSVVDYIHGLLIDKFRNNDRKAKLVVLSSVIINLSLLSFFKYGSFFIDNINHLIGTNFTAPNLPLPIGISFYTFQTMSYTIDVYRKEAPVQKNPISLATYVTLFPQLIAGPIVRYQTVAKQINNRKETIDRFAVGIKRFIFGLGKKVLLANNIGLLWSQIQNTSINDLTVLTSWLGVIAFSFQIYFDFSGYSDMAIGLGKMFGFDFLENFNYPYISQSITEFWRRWHMSLGTWFKDYVYIPLGGNKVGKTKMYINLFLVWFLTGLWHGASWNFVFWGLYFGFIIAIEKAFLLRLLNNLYRPIRHTYVIFVLLLSWVLFVFDDLSTGLSYLKVMLNLNNANLFDTQFLYYLCNYSILIIALVICSTPAIKNVHTKLLENLSEKHKVFYENIVIPFICFGILFISTAYLVDATYNPFLYFRF comes from the coding sequence ATGGTATTTAGCAGCCTGGTTTTTTTATTTATTTTTCTACCAATCGTACTATTGATTTATTTTTTATCACCTAAGAAAATGAAAAATATAGTTCTACTAATAGCTAGTTTAATTTTCTATGCTTGGGGTGAACCAATTTATATATTCTTAATGCTTTTTTCGTCAGTTGTTGATTATATACATGGTTTATTAATAGATAAATTTCGAAATAATGATAGAAAAGCAAAATTAGTTGTTTTATCCTCAGTTATTATAAATTTAAGCTTATTGTCATTTTTTAAATATGGTAGTTTTTTTATAGATAACATCAATCACTTGATTGGTACAAACTTTACAGCACCAAATTTACCACTACCGATTGGAATTTCATTTTACACGTTTCAAACTATGTCTTACACTATAGATGTATATCGAAAAGAAGCACCGGTGCAGAAAAATCCAATATCTTTGGCAACATATGTGACTTTATTTCCACAATTAATTGCAGGTCCTATTGTGCGTTACCAAACTGTTGCAAAGCAAATAAATAACAGAAAAGAAACTATTGATAGATTTGCTGTGGGTATAAAAAGATTTATATTTGGTTTAGGAAAGAAAGTACTACTTGCTAATAATATAGGATTACTATGGAGTCAAATACAAAACACGAGTATTAACGACTTAACTGTTTTAACTTCATGGCTGGGAGTAATCGCTTTTTCTTTTCAAATCTATTTTGACTTTAGCGGATATTCAGATATGGCTATAGGGCTTGGAAAGATGTTTGGGTTTGATTTCCTTGAAAACTTTAATTATCCTTATATATCTCAAAGTATTACTGAATTCTGGCGTAGATGGCACATGTCACTTGGTACTTGGTTTAAAGATTATGTATATATACCTCTTGGAGGTAACAAAGTAGGAAAAACTAAAATGTATATTAATTTATTCTTAGTATGGTTTCTAACAGGTCTTTGGCATGGAGCTAGCTGGAATTTTGTGTTTTGGGGATTATATTTCGGATTTATTATAGCTATTGAAAAAGCATTTTTATTAAGACTATTAAATAATTTATATAGACCTATTAGACATACTTACGTCATTTTCGTATTGCTTTTAAGCTGGGTGTTATTTGTCTTTGATGATTTATCAACAGGTTTAAGTTATTTAAAAGTTATGCTTAATTTAAATAATGCAAATTTATTTGATACTCAATTTCTATATTATTTATGCAATTATAGTATATTAATAATTGCATTAGTCATTTGCTCAACACCTGCAATAAAAAATGTGCATACCAAATTGCTTGAAAATTTATCAGAAAAACATAAAGTGTTTTATGAAAATATTGTAATTCCATTTATTTGTTTTGGAATATTATTTATTTCTACTGCTTATTTAGTTGATGCAACATACAATCCATTTCTTTATTTTAGGTTTTAA
- a CDS encoding DUF4358 domain-containing protein: MKKILSLVIVITTLFTFVGCSKELPNVAVKDIMVNIENESEVVSGLVELDFKKSDLNDFEKQTIESLGINLEAIEEGIMKFPMINLQVDSVILLKAKDSSNLPELKTSLENYVENQIKAFENYVPKNAEIAKNHVLKETGNYIILIISQDADKIEQAFDNSFNTSK; the protein is encoded by the coding sequence ATGAAAAAAATATTAAGTTTAGTTATCGTGATTACAACACTTTTTACATTTGTAGGATGTAGCAAAGAACTGCCAAATGTTGCAGTAAAAGATATAATGGTAAATATTGAAAATGAAAGTGAAGTTGTTTCAGGACTTGTGGAATTAGATTTCAAAAAGTCTGATTTAAATGATTTTGAGAAACAAACAATCGAATCTTTAGGTATAAATTTAGAAGCTATTGAAGAGGGTATTATGAAATTCCCTATGATAAATCTACAAGTAGATAGCGTTATATTGCTAAAAGCAAAAGATAGTTCTAACCTTCCAGAGTTAAAAACGTCACTAGAAAATTATGTTGAGAATCAGATAAAAGCATTTGAAAATTATGTACCAAAGAATGCTGAAATAGCTAAAAATCATGTTTTAAAAGAAACTGGTAACTATATTATACTAATCATTTCACAAGATGCAGATAAAATTGAACAAGCTTTTGACAATTCTTTTAATACATCTAAATAA
- a CDS encoding DUF4358 domain-containing protein, with amino-acid sequence MKKILSLIFIIATLFSFVGCTEKAPEVNVPVKDIVASIKEQMIKDMKAAGVPEDMFKDGDLPRYMETDLTSEGQDPISKLFNKEDLEGGIVLQQMMNVKSDLIIVLKAKDESSIDNLKASLEEVKKQQENIWSTYLPDQYEKVKNNIIKVEGNYLVYITYDNPENIITVFNNTLK; translated from the coding sequence ATGAAAAAAATTTTAAGCTTAATATTTATTATTGCAACACTTTTCTCATTTGTAGGTTGTACTGAAAAAGCACCTGAAGTTAATGTACCTGTAAAAGATATTGTTGCAAGTATTAAAGAACAAATGATTAAAGATATGAAGGCAGCTGGAGTTCCTGAGGACATGTTTAAAGATGGAGATTTACCTAGGTACATGGAAACTGATTTAACTTCAGAGGGGCAAGATCCAATATCTAAATTGTTTAATAAGGAAGACCTTGAAGGTGGTATCGTATTACAACAAATGATGAATGTTAAATCAGACTTAATAATAGTTTTGAAAGCAAAAGATGAATCTAGCATTGATAATTTGAAAGCTTCTCTTGAAGAAGTTAAAAAACAGCAAGAAAATATTTGGTCAACTTACCTACCTGATCAATATGAAAAAGTTAAAAACAATATTATCAAAGTTGAAGGTAATTATTTAGTGTATATTACTTATGACAACCCTGAAAATATTATAACTGTATTCAATAATACTTTAAAATAA
- a CDS encoding transposase, with protein MQIYVKYDKIFKGDEMPRKARIKSSTGIYHIMLRGINRKNIFKDDEDRAFFLKTIKVCKEISEFDIYGYCLMGNHVHLLIKENKEKIDHIFKRVGARYVYWYNRKYERIGHLFQDRFKSEPVENDTYLMVVIRYIMQNPIKVGLCSKLEEYKWSSYNDYIQGNGITDTKYIFQILSPKEEEQKAVFIKYINTRNKDKCLEIEEKVNKLIDEKIIKMIRGKFEVEPFEIKNLPIENQMEILKYLKKQEAITLRQIARITGFTVNKVFKA; from the coding sequence TTGCAAATATATGTTAAGTATGATAAAATATTCAAGGGTGATGAAATGCCAAGAAAAGCGAGGATAAAAAGTTCCACAGGTATATACCATATAATGTTAAGAGGAATAAATAGAAAAAATATTTTTAAAGATGATGAAGATAGGGCTTTTTTCTTAAAAACAATAAAAGTATGTAAAGAAATAAGTGAATTTGATATCTATGGGTATTGTCTGATGGGAAATCATGTACATTTATTGATAAAAGAGAATAAAGAAAAAATAGATCATATATTTAAAAGAGTAGGTGCTAGATATGTATATTGGTATAATAGGAAATATGAAAGAATTGGGCATCTATTTCAAGATAGGTTTAAGAGTGAACCTGTAGAAAATGATACATATCTTATGGTTGTTATAAGATATATAATGCAAAATCCGATTAAAGTAGGTTTGTGTAGTAAATTAGAAGAATACAAGTGGAGTAGTTATAATGATTATATTCAAGGTAATGGTATTACAGATACCAAATATATTTTTCAAATATTATCACCTAAAGAAGAGGAACAAAAAGCAGTATTTATTAAATATATAAATACAAGGAATAAAGATAAATGCCTTGAAATAGAAGAAAAGGTAAATAAATTGATTGATGAAAAAATAATAAAAATGATAAGAGGTAAATTTGAAGTAGAACCATTTGAGATTAAGAACTTACCAATAGAAAATCAAATGGAAATATTAAAATATCTAAAAAAACAAGAAGCAATTACTTTAAGACAAATTGCAAGAATAACAGGGTTTACGGTTAATAAAGTGTTTAAAGCATAG
- a CDS encoding copper homeostasis protein CutC: MNNSILLEICVDSIKSAINAEKGGADRIELCDNLIAGGTTPSSATIELARKYLNIDINVIIRPRSGDFCYSDLEFEVMKRDIEFAKNAGINGIVTGVLLPNGNIDIARMKEIIQLARPLSVTFHRAFDMTKDPFESLDTLINLNVQRVLTSGQESKAIDGIYLIKKLVEKAKNKIIIMPGSGINEENVRNIVMKTGVKEIHMSAKKNIDSVMQYRNNNVAMGGSLVISEFNNYFTDEETVRVVRKILT; the protein is encoded by the coding sequence GTGAATAATAGTATATTACTTGAAATATGTGTAGATTCTATTAAGTCAGCTATAAATGCAGAAAAAGGAGGAGCTGATAGAATTGAGCTGTGTGATAATTTAATAGCAGGAGGTACTACTCCAAGCTCTGCAACAATTGAACTTGCAAGGAAATATTTGAATATTGATATAAATGTGATTATCCGTCCTCGAAGTGGGGATTTTTGTTATTCTGACCTTGAATTTGAAGTAATGAAGAGAGATATTGAATTTGCTAAAAATGCTGGGATAAATGGTATAGTAACAGGAGTATTGCTTCCTAATGGAAATATTGATATTGCTAGAATGAAAGAAATAATTCAATTAGCAAGACCTTTAAGTGTTACATTTCACAGGGCTTTTGACATGACAAAGGATCCTTTTGAATCTCTTGATACATTAATTAATCTTAATGTACAGCGAGTTTTAACTTCAGGTCAAGAGAGCAAGGCTATAGATGGCATATATTTGATTAAAAAATTAGTTGAAAAAGCTAAGAATAAGATAATTATTATGCCTGGATCAGGTATTAATGAAGAAAATGTAAGAAATATCGTTATGAAAACCGGAGTTAAGGAAATACATATGTCAGCTAAAAAGAATATAGATAGTGTAATGCAATACAGAAATAATAATGTAGCTATGGGAGGAAGTTTAGTGATTTCTGAGTTTAATAATTATTTTACAGATGAAGAGACAGTAAGAGTAGTACGAAAAATTTTAACCTAA
- a CDS encoding N(4)-(beta-N-acetylglucosaminyl)-L-asparaginase: protein MAWGIIATWRMALEGIIKAKEILENGQSSLDAVETAVNMVEDCPEYRSVGYGGLPNENCQVELDAAFMDGDTLSIGAVGGLRDFKNPVSIARKLMQEKFNIFLVGSGAEEYAHKTGFERINMLTEYSKKEWYKKRKEIYDKNLNPYDGHDTVGMVGLDKRGKIAVATSTSGLFMKKHGRVGDSPLSGSGFYADSKIGAASATGLGEDIMKGCISYEIVSLMDKGYHPQYAAEYAVYNLNKKLIDRRGKAGDISVVCMNNKGEWGVATNINKFSFVVATDSQKPTVYIASFSNGKTTYKEASREWINTHTE from the coding sequence ATGGCATGGGGAATTATAGCTACTTGGAGGATGGCTTTGGAAGGAATAATCAAAGCAAAAGAAATTCTGGAAAATGGACAATCATCTTTAGATGCTGTAGAAACAGCGGTTAACATGGTGGAAGATTGTCCTGAATACAGATCTGTAGGTTATGGAGGATTACCAAATGAAAATTGTCAGGTTGAACTTGATGCTGCATTTATGGATGGAGATACTCTTTCAATAGGTGCTGTTGGTGGTTTAAGAGATTTCAAAAATCCAGTTTCAATTGCTAGAAAATTAATGCAAGAAAAATTCAATATATTTTTAGTAGGTTCAGGAGCAGAAGAATATGCGCATAAAACAGGATTTGAGAGAATAAATATGTTAACAGAGTATTCAAAAAAAGAGTGGTATAAAAAAAGAAAAGAAATCTATGATAAAAATTTGAATCCTTATGATGGACATGATACAGTAGGAATGGTAGGACTTGATAAAAGAGGTAAAATAGCTGTTGCTACATCTACAAGTGGTTTATTTATGAAAAAACATGGCAGAGTAGGTGATTCACCATTGTCAGGTTCAGGTTTTTATGCTGATAGTAAAATAGGAGCAGCAAGTGCAACGGGTTTAGGAGAAGACATAATGAAGGGCTGTATTTCTTATGAAATAGTTAGTCTTATGGACAAAGGATATCATCCTCAATATGCAGCCGAATATGCAGTATACAATTTAAATAAAAAACTTATTGATAGAAGAGGTAAAGCGGGTGATATTTCCGTAGTATGTATGAATAACAAAGGTGAATGGGGTGTAGCGACAAATATTAATAAATTTTCTTTTGTTGTAGCTACTGATAGTCAAAAACCTACTGTTTATATTGCATCTTTTTCTAATGGTAAAACTACATATAAAGAAGCTAGTAGAGAGTGGATTAATACTCATACTGAATGA